A region of Microtus ochrogaster isolate Prairie Vole_2 linkage group LG1, MicOch1.0, whole genome shotgun sequence DNA encodes the following proteins:
- the Babam1 gene encoding BRISC and BRCA1-A complex member 1 isoform X1 gives MEVAEANSPTEEEEEEEEEGEELTPEPRPHTRSNPEGAEDRALGAQTNVGSRSEGEGEAASADDGAASVPGAGPKPWQVPAPAPEVQIRTPRVNCPEKVIICLDLSEEMSVPKLESFNGSRTNALNVSQKMVEMFVRTKHKIDKSHEFALVVVNDDPAWLSGLTSDPRELCSCLYDLETASCSTFNLEGLFSLIQQKTELPVTENVQTIPPPYVVRTILVYSRPPCQSQFSLTEPMKKMLQCPYFFFDIVCIHNGTEEKEDERRWKDVFSFMGSLDTKGTSYKYEVALAGPALELHNCMAKLLAHPLQRPCQTHASYSLLEDEEAGEGEATV, from the exons ATGGAGGTGGCTGAGGCCAACAGCCCCaccgaggaggaggaagaagaggaggaggaaggggaggagctgaCACCCGAGCCCAGGCCTCATACTCGCTCCAACCCTGAGGGGGCCGAGGACCGGGCTCTGGGAGCCCAGACCAATGTGGGCAGCCGCAGCGAGGGCGAGGGTGAGGCTGCCAGTGCAGATGATGGAGCAGCCAGTGTCCCAGGAGCTGGGCCCAAGCCCTGGCAGGTACCAGCACCGGCACCTGAGGTCCAGATTCGAACACCACGGGTCAACTGTCCAGAGAAGGTG ATCATCTGTTTGGATCTTTCAGAGGAGATGTCTGTGCCAAAGCTGGAGTCCTTTAATGG CTCCCGGACAAACGCCCTGAACGTGTCTCAGAAGATGGTTGAGATGTTTGTGCGCACGAAGCACAAGATTGACAAGAGCCACGAGTTTGCACTGGTCGTGGTGAATGACGACCCCGCTTGG TTATCTggactgacctctgacccccgCGAGCTCTGCAGCTGCCTGTACGACCTGGAGACTGCGTCCTGCTCCACGTTCA ATCTAGAAGGTCTCTTCAGTCTCAT CCAGCAGAAGACTGAGCTGCCAGTCACAGAGAATGTGCAGACCATCCCGCCCCCCTACGTCGTGCgcaccatcctggtctacagccGCCCTCCCTGCCAGTCCCAGTTCTCCCTGACTGAGCCCATGAAG AAGATGCTCCAGTGTCCCTACTTCTTCTTTGACATCGTCTGCATCCACAATGGCACCGAGGAGAAGGAAGACGAGAGGAGGTGGAAG GATGTATTCTCCTTCATGGGCAGCCTGGACACCAAGGGCACCAGCTACAAGTATGAGGTGGCACTGGCTGGGCCGGCCCTCGAGCTGCACAATTGTATGGCCAAGCTGCTGGCCCATCCGCTTCAGAGGCCTTGCCAGACCCATGCGAGCTATAGCCTGCTGGAGGATGAGGAGGCTGGTGAGGGTGAAGCCACCGTGTGA
- the Babam1 gene encoding BRISC and BRCA1-A complex member 1 isoform X2: MEVAEANSPTEEEEEEEEEGEELTPEPRPHTRSNPEGAEDRALGAQTNVGSRSEGEGEAASADDGAASVPGAGPKPWQIICLDLSEEMSVPKLESFNGSRTNALNVSQKMVEMFVRTKHKIDKSHEFALVVVNDDPAWLSGLTSDPRELCSCLYDLETASCSTFNLEGLFSLIQQKTELPVTENVQTIPPPYVVRTILVYSRPPCQSQFSLTEPMKKMLQCPYFFFDIVCIHNGTEEKEDERRWKDVFSFMGSLDTKGTSYKYEVALAGPALELHNCMAKLLAHPLQRPCQTHASYSLLEDEEAGEGEATV, from the exons ATGGAGGTGGCTGAGGCCAACAGCCCCaccgaggaggaggaagaagaggaggaggaaggggaggagctgaCACCCGAGCCCAGGCCTCATACTCGCTCCAACCCTGAGGGGGCCGAGGACCGGGCTCTGGGAGCCCAGACCAATGTGGGCAGCCGCAGCGAGGGCGAGGGTGAGGCTGCCAGTGCAGATGATGGAGCAGCCAGTGTCCCAGGAGCTGGGCCCAAGCCCTGGCAG ATCATCTGTTTGGATCTTTCAGAGGAGATGTCTGTGCCAAAGCTGGAGTCCTTTAATGG CTCCCGGACAAACGCCCTGAACGTGTCTCAGAAGATGGTTGAGATGTTTGTGCGCACGAAGCACAAGATTGACAAGAGCCACGAGTTTGCACTGGTCGTGGTGAATGACGACCCCGCTTGG TTATCTggactgacctctgacccccgCGAGCTCTGCAGCTGCCTGTACGACCTGGAGACTGCGTCCTGCTCCACGTTCA ATCTAGAAGGTCTCTTCAGTCTCAT CCAGCAGAAGACTGAGCTGCCAGTCACAGAGAATGTGCAGACCATCCCGCCCCCCTACGTCGTGCgcaccatcctggtctacagccGCCCTCCCTGCCAGTCCCAGTTCTCCCTGACTGAGCCCATGAAG AAGATGCTCCAGTGTCCCTACTTCTTCTTTGACATCGTCTGCATCCACAATGGCACCGAGGAGAAGGAAGACGAGAGGAGGTGGAAG GATGTATTCTCCTTCATGGGCAGCCTGGACACCAAGGGCACCAGCTACAAGTATGAGGTGGCACTGGCTGGGCCGGCCCTCGAGCTGCACAATTGTATGGCCAAGCTGCTGGCCCATCCGCTTCAGAGGCCTTGCCAGACCCATGCGAGCTATAGCCTGCTGGAGGATGAGGAGGCTGGTGAGGGTGAAGCCACCGTGTGA
- the Ankle1 gene encoding ankyrin repeat and LEM domain-containing protein 1 isoform X1, which produces MADAARQLLVALREEDPRAVEELLHLGADPSLVLEDGVAAVHLAARARHPRALHCLRILLRWGANPNARSTEALTPVHVAAVWGCRGALELLLSRGGDPTLRDQDGLQPLDWALQQGHRDCARLLRELDTPTRTRKETLESAEKLPVALAGLESTMGRGRVFVRSPGIFIPPCLSPDSEQLMRKAELAAAREVAVEPGSPEATGSEDCSSDASFVTASEDFLQSQRPAGTLGSTASLWPSGGAEAAGDGVLSCQLQALTLTTGATNVPSLPSDGDSEALHPHGLVPPMSDLQLLQALRALGHSPGPVTPFTRGHYLRRLQEAQASSGESLGHSPELAEVLRTGRIPDCQADEAALAQYFERPDPTKRWRGGLTKSSFTYLLLDPRQTQGLPARASSLTLVECLQCFVGAIFYVGKGTRARPDAHLWEALGYRECPGEKACPKVRRILDIWASGRGVLSLHCFQHTAAMEAYTREACLLEALGIQTLTNQKQGHYYGEAAHWPPTKRQRLGVYLLHRALLVFLAEGERELRPQDIQARG; this is translated from the exons ATGGCCGACGCTGCCCGGCAACTGTTGGTCGCACTGCGCGAGGAAGATCCGCG GGCTGTGGAGGAGCTGCTGCACCTCGGGGCGGACCCCAGCCTGGTGCTGGAGGATGGCGTGGCGGCGGTGCACCTGGCGGCCCGAGCTCGCCATCCGCGCGCCCTGCATTGCCTCCGGATCCTGCTGCGCTGGGGCGCCAACCCCAATGCTCG GTCCACTGAGGCGCTGACACCAGTGCACGTGGCCGCCGTGTGGGGCTGTCGTGGCGCCCTGGAGCTGCTGCTGAGCCGAGGGGGCGACCCGACGCTGCGAGACCAG GACGGGCTCCAGCCATTGGACTGGGCTCTGCAGCAGGGACACCGTGACTGCGCACGCCTGCTACGGGAGCTGGACACGCCCACCCGGACTCGGAAGGAGACCCTGGAGTCAGCTG AGAAGTtacctgtagccctggctggccttgaatccaccATGGGTCGAGGACGTGTCTTTGTGAGGTCTCCTGGCATCTTTATACCTCCGTGTTTGTCACCGGACTCAGAGCAGCTCATGCGCAAAGCTGAGCTGGCAGCTGCTCGTGAGGTGGCGGTGGAGCCTGGGAGTCCCGAGGCCACTGGGAGTGAGGACTGCAGCAGTGACGCCTCCTTTGTCACTGCATCGGAGGACTTTCTGCAGTCCCAGCGCCCTGCAGGGACACTGGGGTCCACAGCCAGCCTGTGGCCATCTGGTGGGGCTGAGGCAGCTGGGGATGGGGTACTGAGCTGCCAGCTGCAGGCCCTGACGTTGACCACAGGGGCCACCAATGTCCCATCCCTGCCCAGTGACGGGGACTCGGAGGCCTTGCATCCACACGGCTTGGTGCCCCCCATGTCCGACCTGCAGCTGCTTCAGGCCTTGCGGGCGCTGGGCCACAGTCCTGGCCCGGTCACCCCTTTCACCCGTGGACACTACTTGCGGCGGCTGCAGGAAGCCCAGGCTAGCTCGGGTGAGTCCCTTG GGCACAGCCCAGAACTGGCAGAAGTGCTGAGAACAGGCCGCATTCCCGACTGCCAGGCGGACGAGGCCGCCCTGGCTCAGTACTTTGAACGGCCCGATCCCACGAAGAGGTGGCGGGGAGGCCTTACCAAGTCCAGCTTTACATATCTTCTTCTTGACCCCAG GCAGACGCAGGGACTGCCTGCCCGAGCCTCCTCCCTCACACTGGTTGAGTGTCTGCAATGTTTTGTGGGAGCCATCTTCTACGTGGGCAAGGGGACCCGTGCCCGGCCGGATGCCCACCTCTGGGAAGCCCTCGGCTACCGTGAATGCCCAGGGGAAAAG GCCTGTCCCAAGGTACGCCGGATCTTAGACATCTGGGCCAGCGGCCGTGGTGTCCTTTCCCTACACTGCTTCCAGCACACGGCTGCCATGGAGGCGTACACGCGGGAGGCCTGCCTGTTGGAGGCCCTAG GTATCCAGACACTGACTAACCAGAAACAGGGCCACTACTATGGAGAGGCTGCCCACTGGCCACCCACGAAGCGGCAGCGCTTGGGGGTGTATCTGCTGCACCGTGCTCTGCTAGTTTTCCTGGCTGAGGGGGAAAGAGAGCTGAGGCCACAGGACATCCAGGCCCGAGGCTGA
- the Ankle1 gene encoding ankyrin repeat and LEM domain-containing protein 1 isoform X2, with the protein MADAARQLLVALREEDPRAVEELLHLGADPSLVLEDGVAAVHLAARARHPRALHCLRILLRWGANPNARSTEALTPVHVAAVWGCRGALELLLSRGGDPTLRDQDGLQPLDWALQQGHRDCARLLRELDTPTRTRKETLESPGIFIPPCLSPDSEQLMRKAELAAAREVAVEPGSPEATGSEDCSSDASFVTASEDFLQSQRPAGTLGSTASLWPSGGAEAAGDGVLSCQLQALTLTTGATNVPSLPSDGDSEALHPHGLVPPMSDLQLLQALRALGHSPGPVTPFTRGHYLRRLQEAQASSGESLGHSPELAEVLRTGRIPDCQADEAALAQYFERPDPTKRWRGGLTKSSFTYLLLDPRQTQGLPARASSLTLVECLQCFVGAIFYVGKGTRARPDAHLWEALGYRECPGEKACPKVRRILDIWASGRGVLSLHCFQHTAAMEAYTREACLLEALGIQTLTNQKQGHYYGEAAHWPPTKRQRLGVYLLHRALLVFLAEGERELRPQDIQARG; encoded by the exons ATGGCCGACGCTGCCCGGCAACTGTTGGTCGCACTGCGCGAGGAAGATCCGCG GGCTGTGGAGGAGCTGCTGCACCTCGGGGCGGACCCCAGCCTGGTGCTGGAGGATGGCGTGGCGGCGGTGCACCTGGCGGCCCGAGCTCGCCATCCGCGCGCCCTGCATTGCCTCCGGATCCTGCTGCGCTGGGGCGCCAACCCCAATGCTCG GTCCACTGAGGCGCTGACACCAGTGCACGTGGCCGCCGTGTGGGGCTGTCGTGGCGCCCTGGAGCTGCTGCTGAGCCGAGGGGGCGACCCGACGCTGCGAGACCAG GACGGGCTCCAGCCATTGGACTGGGCTCTGCAGCAGGGACACCGTGACTGCGCACGCCTGCTACGGGAGCTGGACACGCCCACCCGGACTCGGAAGGAGACCCTGGA GTCTCCTGGCATCTTTATACCTCCGTGTTTGTCACCGGACTCAGAGCAGCTCATGCGCAAAGCTGAGCTGGCAGCTGCTCGTGAGGTGGCGGTGGAGCCTGGGAGTCCCGAGGCCACTGGGAGTGAGGACTGCAGCAGTGACGCCTCCTTTGTCACTGCATCGGAGGACTTTCTGCAGTCCCAGCGCCCTGCAGGGACACTGGGGTCCACAGCCAGCCTGTGGCCATCTGGTGGGGCTGAGGCAGCTGGGGATGGGGTACTGAGCTGCCAGCTGCAGGCCCTGACGTTGACCACAGGGGCCACCAATGTCCCATCCCTGCCCAGTGACGGGGACTCGGAGGCCTTGCATCCACACGGCTTGGTGCCCCCCATGTCCGACCTGCAGCTGCTTCAGGCCTTGCGGGCGCTGGGCCACAGTCCTGGCCCGGTCACCCCTTTCACCCGTGGACACTACTTGCGGCGGCTGCAGGAAGCCCAGGCTAGCTCGGGTGAGTCCCTTG GGCACAGCCCAGAACTGGCAGAAGTGCTGAGAACAGGCCGCATTCCCGACTGCCAGGCGGACGAGGCCGCCCTGGCTCAGTACTTTGAACGGCCCGATCCCACGAAGAGGTGGCGGGGAGGCCTTACCAAGTCCAGCTTTACATATCTTCTTCTTGACCCCAG GCAGACGCAGGGACTGCCTGCCCGAGCCTCCTCCCTCACACTGGTTGAGTGTCTGCAATGTTTTGTGGGAGCCATCTTCTACGTGGGCAAGGGGACCCGTGCCCGGCCGGATGCCCACCTCTGGGAAGCCCTCGGCTACCGTGAATGCCCAGGGGAAAAG GCCTGTCCCAAGGTACGCCGGATCTTAGACATCTGGGCCAGCGGCCGTGGTGTCCTTTCCCTACACTGCTTCCAGCACACGGCTGCCATGGAGGCGTACACGCGGGAGGCCTGCCTGTTGGAGGCCCTAG GTATCCAGACACTGACTAACCAGAAACAGGGCCACTACTATGGAGAGGCTGCCCACTGGCCACCCACGAAGCGGCAGCGCTTGGGGGTGTATCTGCTGCACCGTGCTCTGCTAGTTTTCCTGGCTGAGGGGGAAAGAGAGCTGAGGCCACAGGACATCCAGGCCCGAGGCTGA